The DNA region TCGGCCGAGTCGCGGTTGTTCGATGCGGAACCGGCAGCGGTCTCGACGGGACGCTCGGCGACGGCAGGTGCCTCCGCCTCCTTGCCCTTCGCGGCGGTGTCGGTTCCCTCGGCGGCTGCCTCGGTGCCCTCAGCGGTCGCCTCGGTGGCCTCGGGGGCCTCCGTGCTCGCCTCGGTGGTCTCGACGGCGTCCGTGGCCTCGACGGCCTCGGTCTTGGCGTCTTCGTTGGTGTTCGCGTTGTCGCTCACAGGTTCAGCCCTCCTTCACGGGCACCATCGGCGATCGCGGCGACGCGACCGGCGTACTTGCTGCCACCGCGGTCGAAGACCACGGCCTCGACGCCAGCCGACTTCGCGCGCTCGGCGAGGAGCTCACCGACGCGACGGGCCTTGGCGGTCTTGTCGCCGTCGAACGAGCGGAGGTCTGCCTCCATCGTCGAGGCGCTTGCGAGGGTGTGACCCTTCGCGTCGTCGATGACCTGCACGAACACGTGACGCGACGAGCGGGTGACGGCGAGACGGGGACGAGCCTCGGTGCCGGTGATCTTCTTGCGGAGACGGTTGTGACGACGCGCCTTGGCGGCCGCCTTGCTCTTGCCTCGTGTCTTGAGGAGTCCCATGATCACTTACCTGACTTTCCGGCCTTGCGGCGCACGTTCTCGCCGGCGTAACGGACACCCTTGCCCTTGTACGGCTCGGGCTTCCGGAGCTTCCGGATGTTCGCCGCCACTTCGCCGACTGCCTGCTTGTCGATGCCGGCGACCGTGACCTTGTTGTTGCCCTCGACCGCGAAGCTGATGCCTGCGGGCGGCTCGACCGTGATCGAGTGGGAGTACCCGAGCGCGAACTCGAGGTTCGAGCCCTTCGCCTGCACGCGGTAACCGGTGCCGACGACCTCGAGGCCCTTGGTGTAGCCCTGGGTCACGCCGATGATGTTGTTGGCGATGAGGGTACGGGTCAGGCCGTGGAGCGAACGCGACTCGCGCTCGTCGTCCGGACGGGTGACGAGAACCTGGTTCTCCTCGACCTTGGCCTGGATGGGCTCCGCGATGACGAGCGCGAGCTCGCCCTTCGGGCCCTTGACCGCCACGCTCTGACCGTCAACGGAGACGGTCACGCCGGCGGGGATGTCGATGGGAAGACGTCCGATTCGTGACATTGTCGATCACCACACGTAGGCGAGGACTTCCCCACCCACGCCCTTCTGCTCGGCTTCGCGGTCGGTCAGCAGGCCGGACGAGGTCGAGAGGATCGCCACGCCGAGGCCACCGAGGACCTGGGGGATCTCCGTCGACTTCGCGTAGACCCGGAGGCCCGGCTTCGACACGCGCTTGATGCCGGCGATCGAACGCTCGCGCTCGGGACCGTACTTCAGGTCGATGGTGAGGGTCTGCCCGACTCGGGCGTCCTCCACCTTCCACTCGCTGATGTAGCCCTCACGCTTGAGGATGTCGGCGATGTTCTTCTTGAGCTTGGAGCTCGGGAGCGCGACGGCGTCGTGGTGCGCGGAGTTCGCGTTCCGCAATCTGGTCAGCATGTCTGCGACCGGATCGGTCATCGTCATGATGTTCGTCCATTTCTCGCCTGGTTTCGACACCCGTTCCACGAATGCCGACCTGAGCGATCGAGTGATCCCGGGGCGGTTCCCCAGGATCGGTGTGTTCGTGCGTGCGGGCCGGAGGACGTGAATCCTCCGGCCCGCACCGCCCGAAGTAGTTTAGACCGTCTGCTCGTTGGAGCGGAACGGGAAGCCGAGCTGACGGAGCAGCGCGCGTCCCTCGTCGTCCGTCTTCGCGGTGGTGACGACAGTGATGTCGAAGCCGCGGACACGGTCGATGCGGTCCTGGTCGATCTCGTGGAACACGGACTGCTCCGAGAGACCGAACGTGTAGTTGCCGTTCCCGTCGAACTGCTTGTCGCTGAGACCGCGGAAGTCGCGGATGCGGGGCAGTGCGAGGGAGATCAGGCGGTCGAGGAACTCCCAGGCGCGGTCACCACGGAGGGTGACGTGCGCACCGATCGCCTGACCCTCGCGCAGCTTGAACTGCGCGATGGACTTGCGAGCGATGTTGACCTGGGGCTTCTGACCCGTGATCGCCGTGAGGTCCTTGATGGCCCCCTCGATGATCTTCGAGTCGCGAGCGGCCTCGCCGACACCGGTGTTCACGACGACCTTGACCAGGCCGGGGACCTGGTTGACGTTCGCGTAGCCGAACTGCTCGGTGAGCGTGGCCTTGATCTCGTCCTTGTACTTCTGCTTGAGGCGCGGCTGGGCCTTGGGGGCCTCAGTCGTTGCAGTCGTGTCAGTCATCAGAGCGTCTCACCTGACTTCTTGGCGTAGCGGACACGGACGGTCTTCTTGACCCCGCCCTTCTCCACCTCTTCGGTACGGAAGCCGACGCGGGTCGGCTTCTTCGTCTTCGGGTCGACGAGAGCGACGTTCGACACGTGGATCGAGGCTTCGTGCTTCTCGATGCCACCCGTCTTCGAGCCGCGCTGCGTCTGGCCGACGCGGACGTGCTTCGTGACGAAGTTCACGCCCTCGACGACGACGCGCTGCTTGTCCTTGAGGACCTCGATGACCTTGCCCTGCTTGCCACGGTCGCCGCCACGCTCCTGCGTCGCGCCCGTGATGACCTGGACGAGGTCACCCTTCTTGATGTTCGCCATGGCTTACAGCACCTCCGGCGCGAGCGAGATGATCTTCATGAACTTCTTGTCTCGGAGCTCGCGACCGACCGGACCGAAGATGCGCGTGCCGCGCGGGTCGCCGTCGGCCTTGAGGATCACTGCCGCGTTCTCGTCGAACTTGATGTAGGAGCCGTCCTGACGACGGGTCTCCTTCTTGGTGCGAACGATGACCGCCTTGACGACGTCACCCTTCTTCACGTTGCCGCCGGGGATGGCGTCCTTCACCGTGGCGACGATGACGTCACCGAGACCGGCGTAGCGACGACCCGAACCACCGAGCACGCGGATGGTCAAGATCTCCTTGGCACCCGTGTTGTCGGCGATCTTCAGGCGGGATTCCTGCTGAATCACTGCTGTCTCCTATTCCGAAGCAGGCCGAGGCCTACTTGGCCTTCTCGAGGATCTCGACCAGGCGCCAGCGCTTTGAAGCGCTGAGGGGACGGGTCTCGCTGATCACGACGAGGTCGCCGACACCAGCGGTGCCGAGCTCGTCGTGGGCCTTCACCTTGGACGTGCGACGGATGATCTTGCCGTAGAGCGC from Curtobacterium sp. MCJR17_020 includes:
- the rplR gene encoding 50S ribosomal protein L18, translated to MGLLKTRGKSKAAAKARRHNRLRKKITGTEARPRLAVTRSSRHVFVQVIDDAKGHTLASASTMEADLRSFDGDKTAKARRVGELLAERAKSAGVEAVVFDRGGSKYAGRVAAIADGAREGGLNL
- the rplF gene encoding 50S ribosomal protein L6 — protein: MSRIGRLPIDIPAGVTVSVDGQSVAVKGPKGELALVIAEPIQAKVEENQVLVTRPDDERESRSLHGLTRTLIANNIIGVTQGYTKGLEVVGTGYRVQAKGSNLEFALGYSHSITVEPPAGISFAVEGNNKVTVAGIDKQAVGEVAANIRKLRKPEPYKGKGVRYAGENVRRKAGKSGK
- the rpsH gene encoding 30S ribosomal protein S8 — protein: MTMTDPVADMLTRLRNANSAHHDAVALPSSKLKKNIADILKREGYISEWKVEDARVGQTLTIDLKYGPERERSIAGIKRVSKPGLRVYAKSTEIPQVLGGLGVAILSTSSGLLTDREAEQKGVGGEVLAYVW
- the rplE gene encoding 50S ribosomal protein L5; translation: MTDTTATTEAPKAQPRLKQKYKDEIKATLTEQFGYANVNQVPGLVKVVVNTGVGEAARDSKIIEGAIKDLTAITGQKPQVNIARKSIAQFKLREGQAIGAHVTLRGDRAWEFLDRLISLALPRIRDFRGLSDKQFDGNGNYTFGLSEQSVFHEIDQDRIDRVRGFDITVVTTAKTDDEGRALLRQLGFPFRSNEQTV
- the rplX gene encoding 50S ribosomal protein L24, with the translated sequence MANIKKGDLVQVITGATQERGGDRGKQGKVIEVLKDKQRVVVEGVNFVTKHVRVGQTQRGSKTGGIEKHEASIHVSNVALVDPKTKKPTRVGFRTEEVEKGGVKKTVRVRYAKKSGETL
- the rplN gene encoding 50S ribosomal protein L14 → MIQQESRLKIADNTGAKEILTIRVLGGSGRRYAGLGDVIVATVKDAIPGGNVKKGDVVKAVIVRTKKETRRQDGSYIKFDENAAVILKADGDPRGTRIFGPVGRELRDKKFMKIISLAPEVL
- the rpsQ gene encoding 30S ribosomal protein S17, which produces MANEEKTSAALTRGYRKTRRGYVTSDKMDKTIVVEVEDRVKHALYGKIIRRTSKVKAHDELGTAGVGDLVVISETRPLSASKRWRLVEILEKAK